A region of Natribaculum luteum DNA encodes the following proteins:
- a CDS encoding RNA-guided endonuclease InsQ/TnpB family protein yields the protein MRNKFKDFREKLARAYTREYDAVFLEDLNTRGLLRLSSNERNIALMSWFETIQTFERHGRKHGCHVETVPPEGTTKRCAVCDVETAKPLWVREHSCPACGFEADRDKNAAYNVQKLGLDELGADYSLSEVGLGETALMG from the coding sequence TTGCGTAACAAGTTCAAAGACTTCCGTGAGAAACTCGCCCGCGCATACACTCGAGAGTACGACGCTGTATTTCTCGAAGACTTGAACACTCGCGGCCTGCTCCGCTTGTCGTCGAACGAGCGGAACATCGCGTTGATGTCGTGGTTCGAGACGATTCAAACGTTCGAACGCCACGGGCGGAAGCACGGTTGCCACGTCGAAACCGTACCGCCGGAGGGAACGACGAAGCGGTGCGCGGTGTGTGACGTGGAAACGGCGAAGCCATTGTGGGTTCGTGAGCATTCATGTCCCGCGTGTGGGTTTGAAGCAGATAGGGACAAGAACGCGGCGTACAACGTTCAAAAGCTTGGGTTGGACGAGTTGGGTGCCGACTATTCGCTTTCTGAAGTAGGTCTGGGAGAGACGGCACTGATGGGATGA